A region of Anopheles merus strain MAF chromosome 2R, AmerM5.1, whole genome shotgun sequence DNA encodes the following proteins:
- the LOC121587684 gene encoding mucin-5AC-like isoform X1 gives MKVIGTPKNLKPFLGWLLVLIAIMHWYQPLVATYNVAEHRLDYIKLGEGREYNYHYNDGVSSGYDKRKFYKRPQALKQPYTLKSFASPVEQIATNEFQTHPQQTYMTQESLLPVYESHEKTVNFVPAEYSSSKPATAQRESPYTLTQSTGAVSYTGSLAERVIQMIQLHHPPSVKNISVPTSISSSSGIISGSTAYFQSSGVQYNQHPGSYQYFNAHPAPTEYEMVRPISNFPPPRPYIAPTLTTTKAPYVAPFLQRTSTTTTTTTTTTTPAPPSRRPTYVAPGVTNDPLLSSVSLANQLKYSSSSRPTTANRPAATASNGSGNPTLQPYEPEFDIDIRIDLRDDSA, from the exons ATGAAGGTTATCGGAACACCCAAAAACCTAAAACCCTTCCTAGGATGGCTGCTAGTGTTG ATTGCAATTATGCATTGGTATCAGCCGTTGGTGGCAACGTACAATGTAGCGGAACACAGACTGGACTATATAAAATTAGGTGAAGGTCGTGAGTATAACTATCA CTATAATGATGGTGTGTCATCCGGATATGACAAGCGTAAATTTTACAAACGCCCCCAAGCTTTGAAACAGCCATACACGCTCAAGAGCTTTGCATCACCGGTAGAGCAAATTGCGACGAACGAATTCCAGACACATCCTCAGCAAACGTACATGACCCAGGAGAGTCTGCTGCCGGTGTACGAGTCACACGAAAAAACGGTTAACTTCGTACCTGCGGAATACTCATCTTCCAAACCTGCCACCGCGCAAAGAGAGTCGCCATACACCTTGACTCAGTCCACAGGAGCCGTTTCGTACACGGGCAGTTTGGCTGAGCGAGTCATCCAGATGATTCAATTGCATCACCCACCCAGCGTGAAGAACATCAGTGTGCCTACAtccatcagcagcagtagcggtATCATTAGCGGTAGTACAGCATACTTCCAGTCATCAGGTGTGCAGTATAACCAACATCCTGGAAGCTACCAGTATTTTAACGCACATCCAGCCCCAACCGAGTACGAGATGGTGCGACCCATAAGCAATTTTCCACCGCCGAGGCCCTACATTGCTCCGACATTGACCACGACCAAGGCACCGTATGTTGCACCATTCCTGCAAAGAACctccactactactactacgacgacgacaacgacaacgCCAGCCCCACCGAGCAGACGGCCTACGTACGTGGCGCCAGGGGTCACGAACGATCCTTTGCTTAGTTCAGTGTCACTCGCCAACCAGCTGAAGTACTCCAGCTCTAGCAGACCTACTACGGCCAACCGTCCAGCGGCCACGGCCAGTAACGGCAGTGGCAATCCAACGTTGCAACCCTACGAGCCAGAATTTGACATAGACATACGGATCGATTTGCGCGATGATTCCGCGTAG
- the LOC121587684 gene encoding mucin-5AC-like isoform X2 — protein sequence MHWYQPLVATYNVAEHRLDYIKLGEGREYNYHYNDGVSSGYDKRKFYKRPQALKQPYTLKSFASPVEQIATNEFQTHPQQTYMTQESLLPVYESHEKTVNFVPAEYSSSKPATAQRESPYTLTQSTGAVSYTGSLAERVIQMIQLHHPPSVKNISVPTSISSSSGIISGSTAYFQSSGVQYNQHPGSYQYFNAHPAPTEYEMVRPISNFPPPRPYIAPTLTTTKAPYVAPFLQRTSTTTTTTTTTTTPAPPSRRPTYVAPGVTNDPLLSSVSLANQLKYSSSSRPTTANRPAATASNGSGNPTLQPYEPEFDIDIRIDLRDDSA from the exons ATGCATTGGTATCAGCCGTTGGTGGCAACGTACAATGTAGCGGAACACAGACTGGACTATATAAAATTAGGTGAAGGTCGTGAGTATAACTATCA CTATAATGATGGTGTGTCATCCGGATATGACAAGCGTAAATTTTACAAACGCCCCCAAGCTTTGAAACAGCCATACACGCTCAAGAGCTTTGCATCACCGGTAGAGCAAATTGCGACGAACGAATTCCAGACACATCCTCAGCAAACGTACATGACCCAGGAGAGTCTGCTGCCGGTGTACGAGTCACACGAAAAAACGGTTAACTTCGTACCTGCGGAATACTCATCTTCCAAACCTGCCACCGCGCAAAGAGAGTCGCCATACACCTTGACTCAGTCCACAGGAGCCGTTTCGTACACGGGCAGTTTGGCTGAGCGAGTCATCCAGATGATTCAATTGCATCACCCACCCAGCGTGAAGAACATCAGTGTGCCTACAtccatcagcagcagtagcggtATCATTAGCGGTAGTACAGCATACTTCCAGTCATCAGGTGTGCAGTATAACCAACATCCTGGAAGCTACCAGTATTTTAACGCACATCCAGCCCCAACCGAGTACGAGATGGTGCGACCCATAAGCAATTTTCCACCGCCGAGGCCCTACATTGCTCCGACATTGACCACGACCAAGGCACCGTATGTTGCACCATTCCTGCAAAGAACctccactactactactacgacgacgacaacgacaacgCCAGCCCCACCGAGCAGACGGCCTACGTACGTGGCGCCAGGGGTCACGAACGATCCTTTGCTTAGTTCAGTGTCACTCGCCAACCAGCTGAAGTACTCCAGCTCTAGCAGACCTACTACGGCCAACCGTCCAGCGGCCACGGCCAGTAACGGCAGTGGCAATCCAACGTTGCAACCCTACGAGCCAGAATTTGACATAGACATACGGATCGATTTGCGCGATGATTCCGCGTAG
- the LOC121587676 gene encoding protein yellow-like isoform X1, with protein MRETATLSGTEMAARSLLALQLLLVLQLHLAWGQYFGQQLKGVLQWKAADFAFPTPQERQEALASGRYVPENCIPLDMDVDYSNPARSRLFVTIPRFVEGIPYTLGRVSRVQGPSGPLIEPFPNAAIQARPETNNCQGIVSVFRIKIDECNRMWVLDTGKIGEKRICLPQLVVIDMKTDKIIHRYQIPADQLVCELSLLVNLLVDVQDPSPLGSCKNTKVYMADVTAPAMIVYDMPRGKSWRITNKQMHPNPDHGTFTISNESFDLMDGMVAMALSPRIPTDNVVFQSNYGTNWRPSNDRLLYFHALASVTENAVRTSVLHNDTIWEEDVEAMPRAFRPIGVRPSQAVAEAMDSNGNLFFGLVGQNAIACWDSTTPYNPANMRIVSQNSETLQFPSGVKIIRNRKGAEELWVLTCRFQKVMTGSLNTNETNFRIQAIQIPEILGYKSSCRV; from the exons ATGCGGGAAACTGCTACAT TAAGCGGCACAGAGATGGCAGCCCGATCGCTATTAGCACTGCAGTTGCTACTAGTTCTGCAGCTTCATCTTGCCTGGGGACAATACTTCGGCCAGCAGCTTAAGGGTGTGCTTCAATGGAAGGCAGCCGACTTTGCCTTTCCTACGCCACAGGAGCGTCAAGAGGCACTGGCATCAGGACGATACGTTCCAGAGAACTGCATACCGCTCGACATGGATGTAGATTATTCTA ATCCCGCTCGATCGCGTTTGTTTGTGACCATTCCGCGATTTGTAGAGGGCATCCCGTACACACTTGGGCGTGTGAGCCGCGTTCAAGGTCCTTCTGGTCCGCTGATTGAGCCCTTTCCCAACGCAGCAATACAGGCAAGACCTGAGACCAACAACTGCCAAGGAATTGTGTCCGTGTTCCGTATTAAG ATCGACGAATGTAACCGTATGTGGGTGCTCGATACGGGAAAGATTGGCGAAAAACGCATCTGTCTGCCGCAGCTGGTAGTGATTGACATGAAGACGGATAAAATCATCCATCGCTATCAAATACCGGCCGATCAGCTCGTGTGTGAACTGTCGCTGTTGGTAAACTTG CTTGTAGACGTACAGGACCCATCACCGCTTGGATCGTGCAAGAATACGAAAGTATACATGGCGGATGTCACTGCCCCGGCGATGATCGTGTACGATATGCCACGAGGCAAATCATGGCGCATaacgaacaaacaaatgcaTCCCAACCCAGACCACGGTACCTTCACCATCTCCAACGAGAGCTTCGATCTGATGGACGGCATGGTGGCAATGGCATTGTCTCCGCGCATACCAACGGACAATGTGGTATTTCAATCAAACTACGGTACAAACTGGCGCCCGTCCAATGACCGATTGCTATACTTCCATGCGCTGGCATCAGTGACAGAGAATGCAGTGCGCACCTCCGTGCTGCACAATGACACCATTTGGGAGGAAGACGTCGAAGCAATGCCACGAGCCTTCCGCCCAATTGGCGTACGCCCGTCGCAGGCGGTAGCAGAGGCCATGGACAGCAATGGAAATTTATTCTTTGGATTGGTTGGTCAGAATGCGATCGCGTGCTGGGACTCGACAACGCCTTACAATCCGGCCAACATGCGTATTGTGTCACAAAACAGTGAAACATTACAGTTTCCTAGCGGAGTAAAGATCATACGAAACCGCAAGGGAGCCGAGGAGCTGTGGGTGTTAACGTGCCGTTTCCAAAAGGTTATGACGGGATCGTTGAACACGAACGAGACCAACTTCAGAATACAGGCCATACAGATTCCGGAGATTCTTGGATACAAAAGCTCGTGCAGAGTGTAA
- the LOC121587674 gene encoding RNA-binding protein 25-like, translating to MSFHPRPPGTTIVSPGIPYIAPPIVQQPMMPAMNQPPPSNRGGSFRSGATIGSRPQMYNNKPPPQPEPVYDGPIVTVFVGNISEKVPDPMIKQILAACGTVVNWKRVSTFGFCEYDPAGGARAVRLVHDLEVGGKKLVAKVDAKNKALLDSFREDENNAETTNEVSEKRGDDDAMESINRILEDFKEELAAAEQQQEETQAKQKKMLQTVDIEDGKRDIINKEIGKFRKYTEEEELKKEKEKERKKREEKRTEEKQRRSVSPRKDKKPSNSSRRRSRSRSRDRERDREREREQRERDKEREREREREQRERERERERERDLERQREREREREREREREREREREREDIKVNRNPRDIQKEKEIEEEARERKKAEKKARDKEAAYQERLRNWEARERRKAKDYEKEREKDRCKEEEREREAKRLKEFLEDYDDDRDDPKYYKGRELQRRLAERVREADADSKDRNKEQEELDELKNKIFSGEYDNPTLEFEKAKKEREDLYKPKILIDVNLEQSQQRERELERERMREIERQRAKERERMNKERYVLAQASRELASVDAEPIESDSSGQDNFNSPAGSALQAANSSTSNGPGSGSASIMDGMANSNHHHHHHHHPHHHHQHHGQHNATEQRVASAGQHPPHAGSETRDSFGLMGHGSGGTAAHGGSGGMLDDDSSRHSMRSNSQHGIPESPEANSNSEMNSISDKSSHHHHQQLLPQQSAVGPTISLNLNVNAKKKKLEMKDVFNSLDDDTEESNGPKKRKLVPLEYEDGRGQADTPIGTANSTPAGSAPKSSKGKKDDASSRETQKSQEEKRKNIKSIIDKIPTEKSDLFNYPLDWNEIDSTIEKKIRPWINKKIIEYIGEPEPTLVDFICSKVLAGSTPQGILDDVQMVLDEEAEVFVVKMWRLLIYEVEAKKVGLAK from the exons ATGTCTTTCCATCCTCGTCCTCCGGGAACCACCATCGTTTCCCCTGGGATACCGTACATCGCTCCACCAATTGTACAG CAACCGATGATGCCTGCTATGAACCAGCCACCCCCGTCTAACCGAGGAGGGAGTTTCAGATCCGGGGCGACAATCGGGTCTCGTCCACAGATGTACAATAACAAACCACCACCCCAACCAGAACCCGTGTACGATGGTCCGATAGTGACCGTATTCGTAGGCAATATCAGCGAAAAGGTACCAGATCCCATGATAAAACAAATACTAGCAGCTTGCGGCACAGTGGTAAACTGGAAACGTGTATCAACCTTTGGATTCTGCGAATATGA TCCTGCCGGGGGTGCACGTGCCGTGCGCTTGGTACACGACCTAGAggtgggaggaaaaaagctggtggccaaGGTGGATGCCAAGAATAAAGCGCTGCTTGATTCGTTCCGTGAGGATGAAAATAACGCTGAAACAACCAACGAAGTGTCGGAGAAGCGgggcgatgatgatgcaatGGAAAGCATCAATCGCATACTGGAAGACTTCAAGGAAGAGCTGGCAGCGGCAGAGCAGCAACAGGAAGAAACTCAAGCCAAGCAGAAAAAGATGCTTCAAACGGTGGACATTGAAGACGGGAAGCGCGACATTATCAATAAAGAAATAGGCAAATTTCGCAAGTACACCGAAGAGGAGGAgctgaaaaaagaaaaagaaaaggagcgCAAGAAGCGGGAGGAAAAGCGAACGGAGGAAAAACAACGACGTTCAGTATCACCCCGCAAGGACAAAAAACCTTCGAACTCGTCGAGACGGCGTAGCAGATCGAGATCCCGTGATCGTGAACGCGACCGTGAGCGGGAACGAGAGCAGCGTGAACGTGACAAGGAGCGTGAGCGTGAGCGCGAGCGAGAGCAGCGCGAACGGGAGCGCGAACGAGAACGTGAACGTGATTTAGAAAGGCAACGGGAACGGGAAAGGGAACGCGAACGGGAACGGGAACGAGAACGTGAACGTGAACGAGAGCGGGAAGATATCAAGGTGAACCGGAATCCTCGTGACATccagaaggagaaggaaataGAAGAGGAAGCTCGGGAACGGAAGAAAGCGGAGAAAAAGGCCCGTGATAAGGAGGCAGCGTACCAAGAACGGTTGCGCAACTGGGAGGCTCGTGAAAGGAGGAAGGCCAAGGATTACGAAAAGGAACGGGAGAAAGATCGATGCAAGGAAGAGGAACGTGAGCGGGAAGCGAAACGGCTGAAAGAGTTTCTTGAGGACTATGACGACGATCGTGATGATCCGAAGTACTATAA GGGTCGTGAGCTACAGCGAAGACTTGCTGAACGAGTTCGTGAAGCAGACGCCGATTCCAAGGATCGCAACAAAGAACAGGAGGAGTTGGATGAATTGAAGAACAAAATATTCAGCGGAGAGTATGACAACCCGACGCTCGAGTTCGAGAAAGCCAAAAAGGAACGCGAGGATCTATACAAACCCAAGATTCTGATTGACGTAAATTTGGAACAATCGCAGCAGCGCGAACGGGAGCTGGAACGGGAGCGTATGCGGGAAATAGAGCGTCAGCGCGCGAAGGAACGCGAACGCATGAATAAAGAGCGCTACGTACTGGCACAAGCTTCGAGGGAACTTGCTTCGGTCGACGCTGAACCAATCGAATCGGACTCCAGTGGGCAGGATAACTTTAATTCACCTGCTGGAAGTGCTCTGCAGGCCGCGAATAGCAGTACTTCTAATGGGCCAGGTTCAGGCTCTGCCAGCATAATGGATGGAATGGCAAATAGcaatcatcaccaccatcaccaccatcatccgcatcatcatcatcagcaccacGGTCAACATAATGCAACGGAGCAACGCGTCGCGTCTGCTGGACAACATCCGCCTCATGCAGGTTCTGAAACGCgtgattcgttcggactgatGGGGCACGGTAGTGGAGGCACGGCTGCACACGGTGGTTCTGGAGGAATGCTGGATGATGATAGCTCTCGACACTCGATGCGATCGAACTCGCAGCACGGAATTCCCGAAAGTCCCGAAGCAAATAGTAACAGTGAGATGAACTCTATATCGGACAAATCGtcgcatcatcaccatcagcaaCTTCTGCCACAGCAATCAGCAGTAGGCCCAACGATCAGTCTAAATCTGAACGTGAatgccaaaaagaaaaagcttgAAATGAAGGACGTATTCAACAGCCTTGATGACGACACTGAGGAATCCAACGGaccgaaaaaacgaaaacttgTACCATTAG AGTACGAGGATGGACGGGGTCAAGCGGACACACCGATTGGAACGGCAAACAGTACACCGGCGGGTAGCGCGCCAAAATCATCGAAAGGCAAAAAAGATGATGCATCGAGCCGAGAAACTCAAAAATCGCAGGAAGAGAAGCGCAAAAATATTAAGAGTATTATCGACAAGATACCAACGGAGAAGAGCGATCTCTTTAATTATCCGCTCGATTGGAACGAAATCGATAGTACGATCGAGAAGAAGATTCGACCATGGATAAATAAAAAGATAATTGAGTATATAGGTGAACCGGAACCAACGCTGGTGGATTTCATCTGCTCCAAGGTGTTAGCCGGTAGCACTCCCCAGGGTATACTGGACGATGTTCAGATG GTTCTCGACGAGGAGGCGGAGGTTTTCGTTGTGAAAATGTGGCGACTGCTGATCTATGaagtggaagcaaaaaaagttgGTTTGGCGAAGTAG
- the LOC121587681 gene encoding WD repeat-containing protein 6-like, with amino-acid sequence MRVLTDATCIRVLCGQKLLIGIGNQLLLVYRSSNGSTLRRIAPLPRLVDKIHGIEACVMKEEQWLVIVHAGRATYSIILDCQSPTFSECALLVIPEEIDLHPVPFIRRRLNDWISRISLLSSTELCIVTAHGVAALLKRGDSDRFLQWDVVDKSPCEDGSTLYCSTITGQQWENVIILSGTALGLLLIWSVDGPNRGKVLTSVSAHNGVIFSISCNFDIGLLTTTSDDRSVKFWNVKLSGNKDSCSRAIELREERYCFAHTARVFQCRIINGEHQTLVASIGEDSHLCLWTVDGDLVLKKRLDEGPTLWSMDYDPPSATIFVTASNGNLHKYCIRHAIDDGDDLCKHKNALTDISPNLQRNEHLAKVKFLNNGYMVAITNHNQVMILDSSGTIVQQLERLDDFKCSIIEIGAAYLYLAGGCCVKIYKIGNDQPTHLVGSENITFDKSFENEAGVDVKESSIRSLNYCTRSKRVAVCDSNGRCVVFDETLADIVSCHIIPNSSERWLTAFVVLNESLLLMADRSGHLYLFDKLQVEPAFKLTNVHGKLGITAIIVEENCLPLTDVYNLRTTGHDGRICELAVNCRTRTLELLTFSKSVIGWIDRKIVRGPKTFYLGFNDSHFLVVDDSNETFVQFDCGGGHRCWDFFYEPSAAIFTFVFIQHKKLKKVHFTPRNNGGSGLTLSRFNWHTRACNVLQVAKHGNSYLLLSGGEDNILRINVLDNGQIVEAPRKHLFSHISSVKTILVKRLETGALLMISAGGRAQICLTSIDMDSFRIKQEYEYMLLATDSERSRWKTNRRSTFDPETKFMCAAFLTNDRIVFGCSDGFVRIYQLSTTDRQFSVSLTGETFYGRCILKMISIDIDEKSIFITMATDGYLCFWDASCPTEPIFRHRHHTSGVNAVDVKQIGAGKLVFVTGGDDQSVTVSLLEMKKSNEKLQVRVLKHLSEQYMHTAQVTGLKLLDNDKMISVGVDQRLFVTSFSSYDKLVVESTINTCIADVKGVSFIEEDNEAIVYGCGIEIIQLQGTLMNSKMT; translated from the exons ATGCGTGTGCTTACCGATGCAACTTGCATTAGAGTGCTTTGTGGCCAGAAATTACTCATAG GCATAGGAAACCAGTTGCTGCTCGTGTACCGCTCATCAAACGGATCGACGCTACGAAGGATCGCTCCATTGCCAAGGCTAGTGGATAAAATTCATGGAATAGAGGCATGCGTTATGAAGGAAGAACAATGGCTCGTGATAGTTCACGCTGGTCGTGCAACGTACAGTATCATTTTAGATTGCCAATCCCCTACGTTCTCTGAATGTGCTCTGCTCGTTATTCCGGAAGAAATAGACCTCCATCCGGTACCTTTCATTCGACGACGGTTAAACGACTGGATTAGCAGGATCTCACTGCTCTCTTCTACCGAGCTGTGCATTGTTACCGCGCATGGAGTAGCAGCGTTATTGAAACGCGGCGATAGCGATCGATTTTTGCAATGGGATGTTGTAGATAAAAGTCCGTGCGAGGACGGTTCTACGCTCTACTGTTCCACGATTACTGGCCAACAGTGGGAGAACGTTATAATACTTTCTGGCACTGCCTTAGGTCTTTTGCTGATCTGGTCCGTTGATGGTCCAAACCGGGGCAAAGTGTTAACGAGTGTCTCTGCCCATAACGGGGTCATTTTCTCGATATCGTGCAATTTTGATATAGGCTTGCTCACAACTACCTCGGATGATCGATCGGTTAAATTTTGGAACGTTAAACTGTCAGGTAATAAGGATAGCTGCTCGCGGGCGATAGAACTGCGTGAGGAAAGATATTGTTTCGCCCACACAGCTAGGGTGTTTCAATGTCGTATCATAAATGGAG AACACCAAACTCTGGTTGCATCGATCGGGGAGGATTCACACCTTTGCCTTTGGACTGTTGATGGAGATCTGGTGCTGAAGAAACGCTTAGATGAAGGACCCACATTATGGAGTATGGATTATGATCCCCCAAGTGCCACGATTTTTGTAACAGCGAGCAATGGAAACTTACATAAGTACTGCATACGTCATGCCATCGACGACGGGGACGATCTTTGTAAACACAAAAATGCCTTAACAGACATCAGCCCCAATTTGCAACGAAACGAGCATTTGGCAAAAGTTAAGTTCTTAAACAATGGATACATGGTAGCTATAACGAACCACAATCAGGTGATGATTTTGGATAGTAGTGGCACGATTGTACAACAGCTTGAAAGACTGGATGATTTTAAATGTAGTATTATAGAAATTGGAGCAGCATATCTATATCTAGCTGGTGGCTGCTGTGTGAAAATCTACAAAATCGGCAACGACCAACCCACTCATCTCGTAGGAAGCGAAAACATAACCTTCGACAAATCTTTTGAAAATGAAGCCGGCGTTGATGTAAAAGAGAGTTCCATAAGGTCATTAAATTACTGTACACGGTCGAAAAGAGTGGCCGTTTGCGATTCTAACGGACGATGCGTTGTGTTCGATGAGACATTGGCAGACATTGTATCCTGCCATATAATTCCTAACTCATCTGAACGATGGCTGACTGCTTTTGTGGTACTCAATGAATCATTGTTGCTTATGGCCGATCGTTCGGGACACTTGTACCTTTTTGATAAGCTCCAGGTAGAACCCGCATTCAAATTAACGAATGTGCACGGAAAGCTAGGCATCACTGCAATTATCGTTGAGGAAAATTGCCTGCCATTAACGGATGTGTACAACTTAAGAACCACTGGACATGATGGCCGGATATGTGAGTTAGCTGTGAATTGTAGGACACGCACATTGGAACTCCTTACGTTCAGCAAATCGGTCATCGGATGGATCGATCGCAAAATAGTACGCGGCCCAAAAACGTTCTACCTTGGCTTCAACGATTCACACTTCCTCGTGGTGGATGATTCCAATGAGACGTTTGTTCAGTTTGACTGTGGCGGAGGACACCGGTGTTGGGATTTCTTTTACGAACCATCAGCGGCAATCTTCACGTTCGTGTTCATTCAGcataaaaaactgaaaaaagtACATTTTACACCACGCAACAACGGTGGCAGTGGGCTGACACTCTCACGCTTCAACTGGCACACACGGGCATGTAACGTGTTGCAGGTAGCGAAGCATGGAAATTCTTATTTATTGCTTTCCGGAGGGGAGGACAATATTCTAAGAATCAACGTTTTAGACAATGGGCAAATAGTGGAAGCGCCTCGTAAGCACCTGTTTAGCCATATATCAAGCGTAAAAACGATTCTAGTCAAACGGCTTGAAACCGGTGCACTGCTCATGATTTCAGCCGGCGGAAGGGCACAGATATGCTTAACCAGTATTGATATGGACAGTTTTCGCATAAAACAGGAGTATGAATATATGCTTTTGGCCACCGATTCGGAGCGCAGCCGATGGAAAACGAATCGACGGTCCACTTTCGATCCAGAAACAAAGTTTATGTGCGCGGCCTTTCTTACCAATGATCGAATCGTGTTTGGCTGTTCTGATGGGTTTGTGCGAATATATCAGCTTTCTACAACCGATCGTCAGTTTTCAGTGTCCCTGACTGGTGAAACATTTTACGGACGATGCATTTTAAAGATGATTAGCATTGATATTGATGAAAAGTCAATTTTCATAACAATGGCAACGGACGGATATTTATGCTTCTGGGATGCATCCTGCCCAACGGAGCCCATCTTCCGACATCGACATCATACCAGTGGCGTGAATGCAGTCGATGTAAAGCAAATTGGTGCGGGAAAACTCGTGTTTGTCACCGGTGGCGATGATCAGTCAGTTACGGTATCGTTACTAGAAATGAAGAAATCGAATGAAAAGCTACAGGTACGAGTGCTGAAGCATTTAAGTGAACAGTATATGCATACGGCACAAGTTACGGGATTAAAGTTGCTagataacgataaaatgaTTAGCGTTGGTGTTGATCAACGGCTGTTTGTGACCAGTTTTTCTAGCTATGATAAGCTTGTAGTCGAAAGCACAATCAACACATGCATTGCGGACGTAAAAGGAGTATCGTTCATAGAGGAAGATAATGAAGCAATTGTGTATGGTTGCGGTATTGAAATAATCCAGCTACAAGGCACATTGATGAACAGTAAAATGACGTAG